The following proteins are encoded in a genomic region of Pseudomonadota bacterium:
- a CDS encoding single-stranded DNA-binding protein: MVNKAIIIGNLGKDPEVRYSQSGTAVANFSVATTETWKKPDGSKEEQTEWHKIVAFGRLGEICGEYLSKGSKVYVEGRIQTRKWDDKDGNTKYTTEIVAREMKMLSAKGAGSGSSQMEEPPFPEPTMGDDVPF; the protein is encoded by the coding sequence ATGGTTAACAAGGCCATCATTATCGGAAACCTCGGGAAAGACCCTGAAGTTCGTTATTCACAAAGCGGCACCGCGGTTGCCAACTTCAGTGTAGCAACAACTGAAACCTGGAAAAAACCGGACGGCTCAAAAGAGGAGCAGACCGAATGGCATAAAATTGTCGCATTTGGCCGCCTTGGTGAAATTTGCGGCGAATACCTTTCCAAGGGATCAAAGGTATACGTCGAAGGACGCATCCAGACCAGAAAATGGGACGATAAGGACGGCAACACCAAATATACAACTGAAATCGTTGCCCGTGAAATGAAAATGCTCAGCGCCAAAGGTGCTGGAAGCGGTTCATCGCAAATGGAGGAACCGCCTTTTCCGGAACCGACCATGGGTGATGATGTCCCGTTTTAA
- a CDS encoding DnaJ domain-containing protein, protein MDYYELLGVSKTATADEIKKAYRKLALKYHPDRNKDNKEAEEKFKQISEAYAVLSDKEKREQYDTYGSTGFQQRYSQEDIFRGSNLGDILREFGINMGGGGFRTSGGGSPFDAFFGGMGGGAQGFRGGHHQQQTQMVKGGDLSLELPISLNEVLIGGEKTIALGRGAGAGKVSVKIPAGIEDGKKLRISGKGSPSPMGGPAGDLYLLIRIQPHPTFTRDNNDLIVEKSIPISASILGTDLAVPTLEGKQLKVKVPSGTQPNAKLRLKGHGLPSGPKGPRGDLFVKIAISVPSKPTKEQKELAEKLAEAGL, encoded by the coding sequence ATGGACTATTACGAATTACTTGGCGTTTCTAAAACAGCCACTGCGGATGAAATCAAGAAAGCCTACAGGAAACTTGCACTCAAATACCATCCGGACAGGAACAAGGACAATAAAGAGGCTGAGGAAAAATTCAAACAGATCAGCGAGGCCTATGCTGTTCTTTCCGATAAGGAAAAACGCGAACAATACGATACATACGGTTCAACCGGTTTCCAGCAGCGCTACTCCCAGGAAGACATCTTCCGGGGCTCCAATCTGGGCGATATCCTGAGAGAATTCGGCATCAATATGGGCGGCGGTGGTTTTCGCACTTCAGGCGGCGGCAGTCCCTTTGATGCGTTTTTTGGCGGCATGGGCGGCGGCGCGCAAGGGTTTCGCGGCGGCCACCACCAACAGCAGACCCAGATGGTCAAGGGCGGCGATCTCAGCCTTGAGTTGCCGATCAGCTTAAACGAAGTCTTGATCGGCGGAGAAAAAACAATCGCCCTGGGCAGAGGGGCCGGAGCCGGCAAAGTATCAGTAAAAATCCCTGCCGGCATTGAGGACGGCAAGAAACTTCGAATCTCGGGAAAAGGTTCGCCATCCCCCATGGGCGGCCCTGCCGGCGACCTCTATTTATTGATCAGAATACAGCCGCATCCCACCTTCACAAGAGACAACAACGATCTCATCGTTGAGAAAAGCATCCCGATAAGCGCGTCGATCCTGGGAACCGATCTGGCGGTGCCCACACTTGAAGGAAAACAGCTCAAAGTAAAAGTGCCTTCAGGCACTCAACCCAATGCAAAGCTGCGCCTCAAAGGTCACGGGTTACCATCTGGCCCCAAGGGCCCCCGCGGCGACCTCTTTGTCAAAATCGCCATTTCCGTACCCAGCAAGCCCACCAAGGAACAGAAGGAACTCGCTGAAAAGCTTGCTGAGGCTGGATTATAA